Proteins found in one Rhodovulum sp. MB263 genomic segment:
- the cas13a gene encoding type VI-A CRISPR-associated RNA-guided ribonuclease Cas13a: MAKHLRPISESYTDFREPERDRRLGRGLHHDHEGDQIRPAALPGYLSANPKALLRQTIAVLDKVVKKRNRLSAMHPEAYRDRVYLAEALWMRLIARIREVEKIDEAEISELRRLWNAKSHPYAMYEVVPSGPLNDRNGQAIQKYRDADGPQDPVIARTDFEGVWHGRFWQEEPGRVDYGAIADRIIAHLFDQEVVIGGGPRRIGSVSVPKGDPNGTPGPETRRGLIVARGEAISRSASDPRTPSGKLQAQATWTTCAEARYFGDDGKGGSDIAKAIFEELEKPENHAGPIYPSWFGSRLFDHFGSFKKSLPLERKDPFKDQIWALHNAVRQYYQRLAKSDRFRIALRKAQADVPDKSELLSLLPKDRQHLLLVLGGKKRNAEMSEFIRLGKLFVHASDALHDFREDDPAALEAFEKRMTFLATSIGQSEIKQIETFARTWRNAVGLTLRTLKGLADPKGKMGNDENRDLCTKDVMREVVDDDYEKFDQDQFERHIPIIFGAKYLPDGKRHLPDGKRRSRASIFTGNRDKSHQAELLWAMMCVVRSVRNRTNHFNVRRALLRLLENGIVHPIAGDPSKQNADSRNLQHVSPAALDAFKELLKFDLAIQKDAVRTALKQAKADEFVEMDNLKHLVAHLSGTDDITVLNIPRFAAVMDKVRRLADNNDVDLAPGLVTLQKSLPPKDDQKESDAARCRYRLLLELYQSGFRGWLSGIQSDAERNRELCHWAVLQVGRSKDARKTKYDARTKRYYRSPISLIDDLGLDRYDDISALLDALAAQSTREQGQDLRYSPDARVQRQGANRIEEFRQELFAHIFARYLAEPGPEDPDFGWIGEIDTKRDCCDLSVALDGFQPPEQAFRADWHSQFYAWLYMVPPIEASRLRHQMRKSASMDGKWSETLELSCGERKERDERAQGILADMDRLFSLYTKVQAAGFSGQEHEGALEEKGLFYQDASFFKEVYQEEGTANYHTTFPGTRSGLRQLVRYAHLPPLTGIFEKHKVTAGEVKSFAGLHNEKRRDPDKINCVKQRESFRGEILQSIKDIPKPKDKSYSKFLSDLEEKCRNYQTVATAAAIHNFQANGARLNDHVRLHQIVMRVLTRLTDYALIWERDRLFAFVGMLYKETGGTGLKPAFGPGIKRNASPQIGILVTAPDLLRRSKTEPGQVFIPYLDPETGFDAPPFEERCKMLSEDHARKFQLHFIDAGERPSDLTLRSNEKPGGYDACKTFKRGTRKKTIRDDLAHHNILDLPGRRGLNLTYVVNAVRSLMSYDRKLKNAVPKSIKRILGEEGLIIEWQMKDDRLKKPTIYPDVETHLTMVPPHMMSAPVSFTLPRASVRLVSMTRAMFDFGGSGYGDEVVLAGKTVKQAVYPDAFTARFPQTPETLKKETRLVFTSEKEQISD, from the coding sequence ATGGCCAAGCATCTTCGCCCGATCAGCGAGAGCTATACCGATTTCCGTGAACCCGAAAGAGACCGCCGCCTGGGGCGCGGGCTGCACCACGACCATGAAGGGGACCAGATCCGCCCGGCGGCACTTCCCGGCTACCTTTCTGCAAACCCGAAGGCGCTCTTGCGGCAGACGATTGCCGTTCTCGACAAGGTGGTCAAAAAGCGCAACCGGTTGAGCGCCATGCATCCCGAAGCCTATCGCGACAGGGTCTATCTGGCGGAGGCGCTGTGGATGCGCCTGATCGCGAGGATCAGGGAAGTCGAGAAAATCGATGAGGCAGAGATTTCCGAACTTCGCCGACTCTGGAATGCCAAATCGCATCCCTATGCCATGTATGAGGTTGTTCCCTCGGGACCGCTGAACGACAGGAACGGGCAGGCAATCCAGAAATACCGCGATGCCGATGGCCCCCAGGATCCGGTCATCGCGCGTACGGATTTCGAGGGCGTGTGGCATGGCCGGTTCTGGCAGGAGGAACCCGGGCGGGTGGATTACGGCGCCATCGCCGACCGGATCATCGCCCATCTCTTCGACCAGGAGGTCGTCATCGGTGGCGGGCCCAGGCGGATAGGTTCCGTTTCGGTGCCCAAGGGAGATCCGAACGGCACGCCCGGACCTGAGACGCGGCGCGGCCTGATCGTCGCGCGGGGCGAAGCCATCTCGAGAAGCGCCAGCGATCCACGAACGCCCTCAGGAAAGCTGCAGGCCCAGGCCACATGGACGACATGCGCCGAGGCCCGGTATTTCGGCGATGACGGCAAGGGCGGATCGGATATCGCAAAGGCGATCTTCGAGGAACTCGAAAAGCCGGAGAACCATGCGGGACCGATCTACCCGTCCTGGTTCGGCTCGCGCCTTTTCGACCATTTCGGCAGCTTCAAGAAAAGCCTGCCGCTGGAGAGAAAGGACCCATTCAAGGACCAGATCTGGGCGCTGCATAATGCCGTTCGGCAGTATTACCAGCGCCTCGCCAAGTCGGATCGTTTCCGCATTGCCCTCCGGAAGGCGCAGGCCGACGTGCCGGACAAAAGCGAACTTCTTTCGTTGCTTCCCAAGGACCGGCAGCATCTTCTTCTGGTCCTGGGGGGCAAGAAGAGGAATGCCGAAATGAGCGAGTTCATCCGGCTTGGCAAGCTCTTCGTTCATGCCAGCGATGCCCTTCATGATTTCAGGGAGGATGATCCCGCGGCATTGGAAGCATTCGAGAAGCGGATGACCTTTCTGGCAACCAGCATCGGCCAGAGCGAGATCAAGCAGATAGAGACCTTCGCCAGAACGTGGCGCAACGCCGTTGGCCTGACGCTTCGCACGTTGAAAGGGCTTGCAGATCCGAAGGGGAAAATGGGCAATGACGAGAACCGAGACCTCTGTACGAAGGATGTCATGAGAGAGGTCGTGGACGACGACTACGAGAAGTTCGATCAGGACCAATTCGAGCGGCACATTCCGATCATCTTCGGCGCCAAGTATCTGCCGGACGGCAAACGCCATCTTCCGGACGGCAAACGCCGTTCGCGTGCGTCGATCTTCACGGGCAACAGGGACAAGAGCCATCAGGCCGAGTTGCTCTGGGCGATGATGTGCGTCGTGCGTTCCGTTCGCAACCGGACGAACCATTTCAACGTGCGCCGGGCTCTTCTTAGATTGCTGGAAAACGGGATCGTCCATCCGATAGCGGGTGACCCCAGCAAGCAAAATGCCGACAGCCGAAACCTGCAACATGTGTCCCCTGCTGCTCTGGATGCGTTCAAAGAGCTGCTGAAGTTCGACCTTGCAATCCAGAAGGATGCGGTACGGACTGCCCTAAAGCAGGCCAAGGCCGACGAATTCGTCGAGATGGACAACCTCAAGCACCTGGTGGCGCATCTCTCCGGCACGGACGACATCACTGTCCTGAACATCCCGCGGTTCGCCGCCGTCATGGACAAGGTCCGCCGCCTTGCAGATAACAATGACGTCGATCTTGCACCTGGGCTTGTCACGCTTCAGAAGTCCCTCCCGCCGAAGGACGACCAGAAAGAGAGTGATGCGGCTCGATGCCGTTACCGGCTACTTCTCGAACTCTACCAGTCCGGCTTTCGCGGCTGGCTGTCTGGTATTCAGTCGGACGCCGAAAGGAACAGGGAACTTTGCCATTGGGCCGTCCTACAAGTCGGGCGCTCCAAGGATGCCAGGAAAACGAAATACGATGCACGGACGAAGCGGTATTATCGCTCGCCGATCTCGCTGATCGACGATCTTGGCCTCGATCGCTACGACGACATCTCGGCGCTTCTTGATGCGTTGGCCGCGCAATCGACCCGCGAGCAGGGGCAGGATCTGAGATACAGCCCTGACGCTCGGGTTCAGAGGCAGGGGGCGAACCGGATCGAGGAGTTCCGGCAGGAACTTTTCGCACATATCTTCGCCAGGTATCTTGCGGAACCCGGTCCCGAAGACCCTGATTTCGGTTGGATCGGCGAGATCGACACCAAGCGTGACTGCTGCGACCTCAGTGTGGCCCTGGACGGCTTCCAGCCTCCAGAACAGGCATTCCGTGCGGACTGGCACAGCCAGTTCTATGCCTGGCTCTACATGGTCCCGCCCATAGAGGCCTCACGCCTGCGCCACCAGATGCGCAAATCCGCGTCAATGGATGGCAAATGGTCCGAAACGCTTGAACTGTCCTGCGGCGAGCGCAAGGAACGCGACGAGCGGGCCCAGGGCATCCTTGCCGACATGGACCGCCTGTTCTCGCTTTACACCAAGGTTCAGGCCGCGGGCTTCAGCGGGCAGGAACACGAAGGAGCTTTGGAAGAAAAGGGACTGTTCTATCAGGACGCGTCCTTCTTCAAGGAAGTGTACCAAGAGGAAGGTACCGCCAATTATCACACGACCTTTCCCGGGACCCGCAGTGGGTTGCGTCAACTCGTCCGCTACGCCCATCTGCCGCCTCTGACGGGGATATTCGAAAAGCACAAGGTTACAGCGGGCGAGGTCAAAAGCTTCGCCGGGCTTCACAACGAAAAGCGCCGAGATCCGGACAAGATCAACTGCGTAAAACAGCGGGAAAGCTTTCGGGGGGAAATCCTGCAGTCGATCAAGGACATCCCGAAGCCCAAGGACAAAAGCTATAGTAAGTTCCTTTCGGATCTGGAAGAGAAATGTCGGAATTACCAGACAGTCGCGACCGCAGCCGCCATCCATAACTTCCAGGCGAACGGGGCGCGCCTCAACGATCACGTGCGCCTCCATCAGATCGTCATGCGTGTCTTGACCCGGTTAACTGACTATGCGCTTATCTGGGAACGCGACCGCCTGTTTGCGTTCGTCGGCATGCTGTACAAGGAAACAGGCGGAACCGGGCTCAAGCCCGCCTTTGGGCCCGGGATCAAAAGAAATGCCTCCCCGCAGATCGGCATCCTCGTGACGGCGCCGGACCTCTTGAGGAGGTCCAAAACAGAGCCAGGTCAGGTCTTCATCCCATATCTGGATCCCGAAACGGGCTTCGATGCGCCCCCGTTCGAAGAACGGTGTAAAATGTTGTCCGAGGACCATGCCCGGAAGTTTCAGCTTCATTTCATAGATGCAGGTGAGCGTCCAAGTGACCTGACGCTTCGTTCGAATGAAAAGCCGGGCGGTTACGACGCATGTAAGACCTTCAAGCGGGGCACGCGAAAGAAGACCATCCGGGACGATCTGGCGCATCACAACATTCTCGATCTTCCTGGAAGGCGCGGCTTGAATCTGACCTATGTGGTCAATGCGGTTCGCTCGCTGATGAGCTACGACCGGAAACTCAAAAACGCGGTCCCGAAATCGATCAAGCGGATCCTCGGCGAGGAAGGGCTGATCATCGAATGGCAGATGAAGGACGACCGGTTGAAGAAGCCGACGATCTATCCCGATGTGGAAACGCACCTGACCATGGTCCCGCCGCATATGATGTCCGCGCCCGTCAGCTTCACCCTGCCGAGGGCATCGGTGCGGCTGGTCTCGATGACGCGGGCCATGTTCGACTTCGGCGGGTCTGGCTACGGGGACGAGGTTGTCCTGGCGGGGAAGACGGTCAAACAAGCGGTCTATCCGGATGCGTTCACGGCCCGTTTTCCGCAGACGCCGGAGACCCTGAAAAAGGAGACGAGGCTTGTTTTTACCTCAGAAAAAGAGCAAATCTCCGATTGA